CCGATCACGGGGACGCCCTCGTCGGCCGCGGCGCGCACCTCGTCCATGATCGGGTCGCGGGCGGCCATCGCCCCGGCGCGCAGGTAGTCGCCGTAGGAGAAGCCGCCGGGGAGGACGATCCCGTCGGTGTCCGCCGGGAGGCCGTCCTCGTGCCAGACGCGCTCGGCGTCGACGCCGAGGTGCTCCAGCGTGCGGACGGCGTCGCGGTCGCAGTTCGAGCCGCCAAATTGGACGACGGCGACCGTCATCGCTCCGCGACCGCCACGTCGTAGTCGTGGATCGTGGGGTTCGCGAGCAGGCGCTCGGCCATCTCGCCCGCGCGTTCGGCGGCCTCGTCGGCGTCGGCGGCGGCGAGGTCGACCTCGAAGCGGTCCGCCGAGCGGAGGTCGTCGAGCTCGAACCCGAGCCGTTCGAGGGCCTGCTGGGTCGTCTCGGCCTCCGGATCGAGGACGCCCCGCTTCAGCCGGACCGTCACCGTCGCCGTGTAGTCGGTCATGTCCGTTGGTGCGGAGTCGTGTGTAAAAACCGTTTTGGAACGGCGTTTATACGCACGTTCGTGGATACAGATCGGTCGACCGTGCGGGAGGCAGGGACCGCGCGGAACGAAAGGGGCAAAACCCTCCGACTGCTGGAAAAGGTGTATGCAGCCGCTCGAACCCGCGGAGGTGATCGTCGCGTGACCCGCGAACTGACCGAGATCACGGTCGTCGGAGGAGACAAGACCGGACTCATCGCGCGGGTCACCTCCCTGCTGTTCGAGCGCGGAATCAACATCGAGGACCTCGATCAGGCGGTCCGCGAGGGCGTCTTCCGGATGACGACCCGCGTCGACACCGCCGAGATGGAGACCTCCCGGGGCGAGCTCCGCCGCGCGCTCGCCGAACTCGGCCGCGAGCTCGACGTGGACATCCAGGTGCGGTTCCCGAGCGACCGAGACGCGCGCCGGATCGCGCTGCTGGTCACGAAGGAGACGCACGCGCCCGAGGCGCTGTTGGAGGCCGAGGCGAACGGCGACCTCGCCGACGACGGCGAGGAGGCCGAGATCCCGGTCGTCATCGGCAACCGCGGGGACCTCCGGTCGCTCGCGGAGCGCTACGACAAGCCCTTCTACGACGTGGGCGACGGCAGCGGGAACACCGACGAGGAGCGCCTGCTCGACCTGCTGGCCGAGTACGACGTCGACCTGATCGCGTTGGCCCGCTACATGCGCATCCTCTCGCCGGAGGTCGTCTTCCGCTACGAGGGCCGGATCATCAACGTCCACCCCTCGCTGCTGCCGGCGTTCCCCGGCGCGGAGGCGTACCGGCAGGCGAAGGACGCGGGCGTCCGGATCGCGGGCGTCACCGCCCACTACGTCACCACCGACCTCGATCAGGGCCCGGTGATCGCCCAGCGCGCCTTCGACGTGCCGCCGAACGCCGACGTCGACGAGATCAAGCGCCGCGGGCAGCCGCTGGAGGCCGACGTGCTGCTCGACGCGGTCCGGCTCCACCTCGCGGACGCCATCGCGGTCCACCGCGGTACCGTCCACGTCCGCGAAGAAGTCGACGTCGACGCGCAGTTGGGCCTCTCCGAGGCCGCGGTCGAGGCGAACCCCGACGAGCCGGTCGACGGCGAGCCGCTCACCCGGTCTCGGCCGTCGCCGTCGGACGACTGAGCGCCGGTCTCGGCCGCGCTATCGACTACATTTAACCGACTGCGACCGAAACGACGGAGTGATGACCGAGCGTCGCGCGCGGACGGAGTTCCTCGCTGACACCGCCGCGGTCGTCCGCAGCGACGAGCGGATGATCCTGCTGTTCCTCCTGCTGCTGTCGGTCGCGGCGCTCGCGGTCTTCCTCCACTACACGACGCTGGTCCTGGAGGGCCTCCCCGACCCGATCCCGACCGAGCCGCTCGGGCCGTAGTCGGCCTTCGGTCCGGCGGTTCCGCACATCACTCCAGCCGGACCAGCAGGTCCCGGTTCGCCGCCTCGTAGCGAAGCCGCTCGGCGCGGAGCGTCTCCCGGCGGCGGTCCGCCCACTCGCTCGCGTCGAGGCCGGCCTCGCCGACCGCCCCCTCGACCGTGTCGAGCAGGTGCGCGAGGACCGTCCGCTCGCCCGCCTCGTAGGGGGGTTCGATCTCCCACGGCGACGGTCCCTCGGCGATCACGGTCGCCGCGCGGGCCAGCGACGCCGCGCCCTCCGGGCCGCCGGGGCGAAACTCCCGCATGTGGCGGTGGTAGCGGTCGAGGACCGCGCCGTCGTCCGGGTCGGGCGGGGCGAAGCGCGTCTCGCCGTCGTAGGTGATCGGCGCGTACCCGACGGGGGCGACCTCGGCGAGGGCGTCGACCGCGGGCGCGGCGTCGACCACGTCGAAGAACGCGCAGCCGACGACCGCGTCGAACCGCTTTCCCGCAGCCGCCGCGTCGCGCGCGAACTCGAAGGCGTCGGCGACCCGGTACTCGATGTCGACGCCGCCGACCGTATCGCCCACCCGGGCCTCGCCCGCGGCGAGCGCCTCCTCGTGGGCGTCGACGGCGACCCACCGGCCGCCCTCGATCACGCCCCACTCGGCGAGGCGCTCGACCATCGTCGCCGTCCCGGCACCGACCTCCAGTATCTCCGGCTCGGGCGGGAGCTCGGCGGCGAACCGGTCGAGGACCGCGCGGTTCAGCGAGCGGTCGTCGAGCGCGCGCTTCGCGTCGAGGTACGCGGCGTGGTCCGTCACGCGGCGTCACCTCCCGTCTCGCGGTTCGCAGTCGTCTCGCGGTTCGCGGCCGTCTCGCGGTTCGCGGCTGGCTTCCCGTCCGCGGTCGCCTCGCTTCCCGCCTCCGCAGCCAGGAAGTCGATCACGGGGTCGAGCGCCTCGGTCCACCCCGGGCGCGCCTCGTAGTCGCGGCGCGCCGCGACCCCCATCTCGGCCAGCCGGTCGCGGTCGTCGAGGTCCCGGAGCGCCCGCGCGACGGCCCGCGGGTCGTCGGGGGACACGAGGACCCCGGACTCGCCGTCGCGGACGAACTCGCCGGCCCCGCCCGCGGTCGTCGCCACCGGGACGCAGCCGAACCCCATCGCCTCCGCGTACACCATCCCGAACGGCTCGTACCGCGAGGGGACCGCCAGGGCGTGGCTCTCGCGGAGCCGCGCCGCGACCGCCCCGTCGTCGAGCCGGCCGACGAAGCGGACCCGGTCGCCGATCCCGGCCGCGGCGACCGCGCGCTCGACGCGCTCGACGTACCCGGGATCGATCGTCCGGTCGCCGACGACGGTCAGCCGCCAGTCGACCTCGTCCCGTTCGAGCCGAGCGACGCCGTCGACGAGCGCGTCGAGCCCCTTGCGGGGGACGAGGTTCCCGAGGAACGTCACCTCAAGCGGGCCGGATTGCGCCCGGTCCCGGACGGCCTCCTCGGAGATCGCCGGCTCGAACCGGTCGCCGGCCGGCGGCGCGACCACGCTCCGGGCGGGACCGCCGAGGTCGGCCGCGTCCCGCCGGGTCGCCTCCGCGTTGTACACCGCGGCGTCGACCCCGCGGAGGAACCGGCGCTCGATCGCCGCGACTCCGCGGCGGCCGAGTTCGGAGCGGACGCGCCCGACCGGACCGCTCTCGGCGGGCGCTCGGGGCGCTCGGGCCGCGTGCGCTCGCCACGCGATCATGTGGACGAGCGCGACGGTCGGCGCGTCGAGCGACCGGTTGGCGAGCAGCACGGACGGGTGCGCCAGCCCGTCCTCGACGACCACGTCGAACTCCGACAGCCGGTCCGCGAGCCGATCGGCACGGAGGTTCGGGGCGAGGCGCTCCCGGTAGGAGCCCCGGGGGAGCGAGACGACCTCGACGGCGTGGCCGCGCTCGCGGAGGCGGTCGCGGAGCCGGCGGTCGTAGTAGAACCCGCCGGACTCCGACTCGACGTCGCCGGCGAGCACGAGGGCGACGCGCATCCCCGTCACTCCAGCGCGCCCGTGTACGAGACGCTCGCGGCCTCGTCCTCGCGGACGGTCACGGTCAGTTCGGTCGCGGCGGGGGCGTCGACGCCGGCGAGCGCGTCGAACAGCTTCCGGGCCAGCCGCTCGGCGCTCGGGTTCCCGTCGAGGCGGTCGTTGAGCGTCTCGTCGCGGTAGCGGTCGGCGGCCTCCCCGAGGGCCTCGGTCGCGAGGTCGATGTCGAGCAGGTAGCCGTACTCGCCGAGTTCGGGGCCGCGGAACGTCGCCTCCGCGGTGAACGCGTGCGAGTGGAGCTCCGCCTCGTCGGCCGGGGGGTTCGGAACGGTGAGGAAGTGCTGTGCGACGAACGTCTCGGAGACGGTCAGTTCGTACATGGGTAGGTGAACAGGATCTGGCGGGTCGCGTCCCGCCCGTCCGCGAGTCGCCGGTACGCGCTCGGCGCGTCGGAGACGGGAACGCGGTCGGTGACGAGCCGGTCGGTGACGTCGAGGTCGTCGTCGAGCCGCCGGAGTTCGCGCCACGCGGTCTCGCGGCGGCGCTCGCGGTCCCAGCGCCCGCGCAGTTCGGGCGCGATGGTGGTGACCTGACTGCTCCGGACCGACACCCGTCCGCGGTGGAAGTGGTCGCCGAAGCCGAGGTCGGCGCGCTTGATCCCGTACCACGACCCCACGACGACCCGGCCGTCGAACCGGGTGGTCTCGACCGCCGTCTCCAGCGTCTCCGGGCGGCCGGACACCTCGACCGCGAGGTCGACGCCGTCGCCGGCCCGCTCGCGGACCGCGTCGACGACGCCCGACCGCCCGTCGTGTCGGGTCGGGTCGACGACGGCGTCCGCGCCGAACTCCGCCGCGAGCGACCGCCGGTCCTCCCTCGGCTCGACCGCGACGACGGTCTCGGCCCCGCTCCGCGCCAGCAGCGCGGTCGTGAGCAGTCCCACGACGCCCTCCCCGAACACCGCGACGCGCTCGCCGATCCGCGGGGCGGCGTCGAGCGTCAGGGTGACCGCGGTCTCCGCGTTCGCGAACAGCGTCGCGGTCTCCGGGCCGATCCCGTCGGGGACCCGTCGGAGCCCGTCCGGCGGGACGGCGAACCGGCTCTCGTGGGGGTTGAACGCGAAGACGGTCCGGTCGCGCCACGCCGGGTCGACGGCGTCGCCGACAGCGGTCACGCGCCCGACGACCGCGTAGCCGTACCGGAGCGGGTACGAGAGGTCGCCGTCCAGCGACGGCAGCTCCTCGTCGGCGACCGTTTCCGGGTCGAGCTCGCCGCGGTACGCGAGCAGCTCCGACCCCGCGCTGACCGCCGAGACCGACGCCTCGACGACCGCCTCGTCCGGGGCGGGGTCGGGCTCGTCGATGCCGACCACGTCGACGCGCTCCGGGCCGACGAACTCGACCGCGCGCCCGGCGTCGCCCCCGCTCACCGGGGGACACCCCTCGACGTTCGGCGACCGCGACCGTGTGACATTACTGATAACACGGGTCGATCGAACATAAAGCCCCGGCGGCGTCGGTCGGTCGGCGACGCCGGCGTCGCGGCCGCGGCCGCTCGGGAGTAGAAATAAGCCGACGGGGTCCGTGTTTCACGTGTCCATGGCACACTCGAACGCGGACGTCGAGGGCGCGTCGCTGACGCCGCTGCACTGGGTCGGAATCGTGGCGGCGGCCGTGACCGCGACCGCACACGTCGTCCTCGGCGTCCGGGCCGGCGGGACGTTCCTGGTCCTGTTCCTCTTCGCGGCGCTCGGATTCGGTGCCGGCGTCGCGGCGGTCGTCTTCGACTACCGCCGACGGCTGGCGTACGCGCTCGGCATCCCCTTCACCGCCGGACAGATCGTCCTGTGGTACGTCCTCAACGACGTCCCGCCGATCCCGACGAGCCACGCGGTCGACAAGGTCGCGCAGGTCGTGTTGATCGCCGTCCTCGCGGTCCTGTTGTCCCGGGAGTCGTGAGCCCGCTGACCTCCGTCGGATCCGCGTGACCCGCGGCCGAGAGCCGTGGTACCACACGTGTTGTGTGACGGGACGCGCACAGCCGCCGTCCGCTTATGTTACCGACTCCGGTAGTGAGAATCGATGGCCGACGACCCGCTTTTCGACGAGTTCGAACTGAACGGACACACCCTCGACAACCGCGTCGGTCTCGCGCCGATGACGCGGACGAGCGCGACCGACGAGGGGCACCCGACGGACCGGATGGCGCGGTACTACGCCTCCTTCGCCCGCGGCGGCTTCTCGTTCCTCGTCACCGAGGGCGTCCACCCGGACGCGACGCACAGTCAGGGCTACCCCAACCAGCCCGGCCTCGCGACCGACGAACAGGCGGCGGCGTGGGAGCCGGTCGTCGACGCCGTCCACGAGGAGGGCAGCCCCATCTTCGCTCAGCTGATGCACGCCGGGGCGCAGGCGCAGGGCAACCGCTACGGGTACGGTCCCGTCGCCCCCTCCTCGCACCGCCCGCCGGGCGAGATGGCCGAGATGTACGGCGGTTCGGGCGAGTTCCCCGAGGCGGACGGACTCGACGCCGAGGGGCTCGACGACGTGAAGGCGGGCTTCGTCGCGGCGGCGGAGCGCGCGGTCGACGCCGGCTTCGACGGGATCGAAGTCCACGCCGCGAACGGCTACCTCCTCCACGAGTTCGTCGACCCGCTGGTCAACGAGCGCGACGACGAGTACGGCGGGTCGCCGGAGGCCCGCGCGCGGTTCCCCGCCGAGGTGACGGCGGCCATCGACGAGGCAACGCCGGACGAGTTCGTCGTCGGCGTCCGCGCGTCGCAGGCGGCGGTAGTCGATCAGGAGCGCGTGTGGCCCGACGGCGAGGCGACCGCCGCCGCGCTGTTCGGCGCGCTCTCCGACGCCGGTGCCGACTACGTCCACGTCACCGGCGGCGACGCGACCGCGCCCGAGGTGCCGGACACCGAACGGACGCTCGCGGAACTCGCCGTGGAACACGCCGACGGCGTCGCCGTGGTCGCCAACGGGAGCCTCGGCGACCCCGAGAACGCCCGCGCCGCGCTGGCCGACGGCTCCGACCTGATCACGCTCGGGACCGGCGCGCTCGCCAACCACGACTGGCCCAACCGGGTCCGGGCGGGCGAGCCGCTCGACGACCTCGACCCGAGCGTCGTCTTCCAGCCCGACGCCTCGCTCAGCGACCCCGAGGTCCCCGGCGACGACTGACGCCGGCGCGAACTCTCCCGCTCGAAGGTTCGCCACCCGCTCCGTCGCCCTCCGCCGACCGACTCAGCCGCCGTTCCCCTCCGCCGAGACCGGCGGATCGTCGCGGCCCAGCCGCCCCGTCGCGGCCGCCCAGTCCCGGGCGAAACTCCCCAGCAGCGCCGCGAGCGAGACCCCCGCGAGCGCGGTGAGCCAGACGACCCCCTCACTCCCGCCAGCGCCGCCGACGCCCGGGAGGAGCGCGAGCGCGACGACGGCGAACTGGGCGGTGCCGACGAGCGGACGGACCCGGCTCGGGGGGAGTTCGTACACCGGCGCGCCGGTCCGCCTGCGCCGCCACAGCGACCCGGCGTAGGCGTACCAGACGCCGCCGGCGACGAGGTACCACGCCGGTAGCGACCCGAGCGCGACGGCCACCGACGCGCCCACGAGGACGGCGAGCGCGTCGGTGGCCCCGTCGACCCGCGCGCCGAGGACCGTCTCGGTCGTGCGGCGGGCGACCGCGCCGTCGACCGCGTCGAGACCGACCGCGCCGGCGAACAGCGCGGCGGGGACCCACGGAGAGGGGGGCGACGCGACGACCGCGCCGGCGAGGACAGCGGCGAGCCAGCCGCGGAACAGCGTGATCAGGTTCGCCGGACCGAGCCGCGCTCGGGGGTCATCCCCGTCGGACGGACGGTTCGCGTCGAGGCTCGTCCACGCGTACGCCGCCAGGTACGTCCCGGGCGCGGCCGCGGCGAGGGCCCACTCGGTCCCGAGCGGTCGCCACAGCGCCGCGAGACCGAGGAGGCCGAGCGCCGCGACGGCGACGAACCGCAGGCGGAGGCGGTCGAGCGGATCTGCCTGCGACCCGAGTCCGACCATCTCAGTCCGTCCGTCGGTCCGCGGGCGGTTCGGCGCTTCGGTCGGCGCTTTCGGCGTTGCGGTCGCTGCTCTCGGCGTTGCGGTCGCTGTTCCCACCGACCTCGTCGGTCTCGCCCTCGGTGCTCCGCGGCGTCTCGCCGATCTCCTCCATCACGCGGGCGTGGAACTCCCGGAGGACGGCGGACTCGTCGTCGGCGATGACCGTGTCGGAGTCGACGAGCGTCGCCAGCCCGAACGCGAGCGGGCTGGGCGAGTCGACGACGCGGTGCTCCACCGCCAGATCGCCCGCCGAGATCCGCCCGACGGCCTCGCGGATCCCCGCGACGTCGAGCCGGTCCTCCAGCAGTTCGCGGTACGTCTCCTCCAACACGGCGAACTCCTCCAAGTCGCTCGCGAACGACAGCAGCATCTCGGCGGAGACCTGCTGTTCGGCGGCCGACTTCTCGTACCCCTTGTACCGCTTCAGGATCATGAGCGCGCGCCCGGCGTTGATGCGGAAGTAGCGCTGGAGCAGGTCGGTCCCCTCGACGGCCTCGCGGAGGTCCCCGCGGACCGTCTCCGGGTCGAGGTCCGACAGGATCTGTGCCACGTCGACCTTGCGGTTCAAGGGGAGCGCGAGCGAGAACCCGCGATCCGCCACCGCGACCGCGACGTTGGCGTCGGTCCGGTTCGCGACCGCGCTCGCGACGAGCCGCGAGAGCCCGTCGTTGAACCGCCGGCCGTACGTGGAGTGGACGTAGAAGCGGCGCTTGTACTCGTTGCGGTCGAGCTCCTCCTCCACGACGAGCCGGTCCGGCGTCGAGACGCCAGCCGACCCCGCGTACTTGACCTGCTCGTCGTACATGCGGGCGAGCGCCCGGACCGCGTTTCCATCGAGGGGGAACTCGCGGAGCCACGCCCGGACCGCCGCGGGACCGGCGTTCTGGCCGTCGCCGGTCAGCCGGTCGAGGAGTTCGGCCTGAAACGCCAGCACCTCGCGGGCGAGGTCCGCAGAGAGGGGGAGGCGCTCGGCGAACCACGAGGGGACGGTCGGGCGCTCGCTCGTGCGGTCGACGTACACCTTCGAGCCGCGGCGGTAGCGGAACGCGAACCGCTCGCCGCCGAGCGCGAACACGTCGCCCGACTCCAGCGTGTCGAGGTACGACTCGTCGAGCGTGCCGACCCACTCGTCGCCGCGCGTGAACACGTCGCAGGTGAACGAGTCCGGGATCGTCCCCACGTTCGTCATGTAGATGACCCGCGCGAGGCGGCCGCGCTTCCCGACGAGGGTCTCCCCGACCGGGAACTCGGCGTGGTGATGCTCGCCGTCGGGCGGGTCGTTGGCGTCGCGCCACACCTTCGGGTAGACGTTCTTCGACTCCAGCCCGTCGTAGTCCGCGGTGAGGTACCGCACGAGCCGTTCGTAGTCGGCCTCGTCGAAGTCGCGGTACGGGTGCGCCCGGCGCAGCACCTCCCGGACCTCGCGGTCCGGGCGGATCCGGTTTATCGCCATCCCGTACACGTGCTGGGCGGCCACGTCGTAGGCCCCCTCGGGCGGGAACACGCGGTCGACGAAGCCGTCCTCGGCGCGCGCGAGCAGCGTGGCGCACTCGATCAGCTCGTCGCGGTCGAGGGCGAACACCCGGCCCTCGACCGTCTCGCCCGGGCTGTGGCCCGCGCGGCCGACGCGCTGGAGCAGCGCCGCGACCGACTTCGGGGAGCCGACCTGGACCACCAGATCGAGGTGGGGCATGTCGATGCCGAGTTCGAGGCTCGTCGAGGTGGTGACCACGTCGAGGTCGCCGGCCTTCAACCCCTCCTCGACGCGGGTCCGCTGCGCCTCGCCGAGGCTGCCGTGGTGACAGCCCGAGTTCGACTCGTCGTAGCCGAACCGCTGGCGGAGCTCCTGTAGCGTACGCTCCGCGCCGGACCGGGAGTTCGTGAACACGAGGGTGTTCTCGTGGGACTCGATCAGGTCGCGGAGCGACTCGTAGAAGCGGTCGGTCACCGCCGACCGCGGCGTGTGGATCAGGTCGGCCGCGGGCGTCCTGAGTTCGAGGTCGAACTCCCGCGAGAACCGCGCGTCGACCACCTCGCACGGGCGCGTCTCGAACCCGTCGGGGTCGCCGACCGCGCCGTCGACCCGGTCGCGCCCGACGAGGAACGAGGCGATCCCGTCGAGCGGCTCGACCGTCGCGGAGCAGCCGATCCGCGTGATCTCGTCGGTCGCTCGCGGTTCGTTGTCGTCCTCGGAGCCGTCCGTCGGGTCGTCCCGCGTCAGTTCGGTCAATCGCTCCAGCGACACCGAGAGGTGCGTGCCGCGCTTGTTCGCGGCCAGCGAGTGGATCTCGTCGACGATCACGTACTCGACGGTGCGGAGCTTCTCCTTGAACTTCGGCGAGTTGAGTAAGATCGCGATCGTCTCCGGCGTGGTGTTGAGGACGTGGGGCGTCTCCGAGAGCATCGCCTGCCGGTCCGCCTTCGAGGTGTCGCCGTGCCGGATCGCCTGCCTGACGCCGGGGTCGTAGGAGTCAGCGTCGCCGTCGGCGTCGCGCTCGGCCCCCGCGTCGTCCCCGTCCGCCTCCTCCGCAGCGATTGCCTCGCCGATCCCCGCAAGCGGGGTCTGGAGGTTGCGCTCGATGTCGTTCGCGAGCGACTTCAGCGGCGAGACGTACAGGCAGTAGACGGAGTTTTCGAGGTCGCCGGCGCGGTCGCGCGCGAAGAGGTCGTCGAGGACCGAGATGAATGAGGCGAGCGTCTTCCCGCTGCCCGTCGGCGCGGCGACGAGGCAGTTCTCCCCGTCGTCGACGTGGGGGATGGCCTCGCGCTGGGGCGGCGTGAAGAAGCCGCCGTTCTCGGCGACGTACCCGCCGAACCGCTCGACCCACCAGCGACGGACCGGCGGCGAGAGCCGGGCGAGGACGTCGGCGTCGTCGATCGGGACCGTCTCCGGGTCGAAGCCGGGGGCCGCGACCGCGCCGCGGTCGACCGCGTCCCGGAGGAGTGCCCGGGCGGTGGCCTCGGCGTCGCGGTCCGTGGACTCGCTCACGCCGATCGACACGGGACACGGAGGGAAATCGGTTGCGTCGGTCTCGGCGGCAGTTCGCGCGACCGACCCCCGTCCGTCGCCTGCGCGGAAATTCGCGCGACCGACCCCCGTCCGTCGCCTGCGCGGAAATTCGCGCGACCGACCCGTTTATCCGCCGCGCTTCCGTGACGGAACACGCATGAGCGGTACCTCGCCGGAGCCCGACCGACGGATCGACCGGAACCTGTTCGTCACCGTCTCCGGCCCGCCGGGCTGCGGTGCCACGACGCTCGTCGAGGGGATCGCGGAGGCGCTCGACTGCGGCTACGTCTCCGGGGGCGAGCTGTTCCGCGAGATCGCGGCCGAACGCGACCTGAGCCTCTCGCAGCTCATCGCCGAGACCGGCGAGTCCGAGGAGATCGACCGCGCGCTCGACAAGCGGCTCCGCCGGATCGCCGAGAAGTGGGGGACAGCCAACAAGGCGTTCGTACTGGAGTCGCGGCTCGCGGGGTGGATCGCCGGCAACCGGGCGGACATCCGGATCTGGCTCGACGCGCCCGAAGAGGTCCGCGCGGACCGGACCGCCGACCGCGCGGAGATGACCTCCGAGATGCAGGTGCGCGAGGTCATTGAGGAGCAACGGTACAAGTCCTACTACGGCATCGACCTCTCCGACCGGTCGATCTACGACCTCGTGATCAACACGGGGCGCTGGGACGCCGAATCGACGCTCGAACTGGCGCTCACCGGCATCGAAGGGTACGACGTCGAGAGCGACGAGGGCGCGTTCGACACCCCGGACTTCGAGGTCTGAACGTCGCCCCGCGGTCTCGGGCCGTCCCGGGTCACCCGGAACACTCCGGGCTCTGTCCGAGCGGCGGACCCCTGGCCCACACTTATCCCGGAGCTGTTCGTACGTCGAAACGAATGACCGACGAGCCGAGCGGCCGCAACCTCGACGGCGACGCGCCGGTCGCGGAGGCTGTCGTCGAGACGGACGAGGCGACGATCACCGAGGACGCCGAGCTCGAACGCACCATCGGGCTGACAGGCGGCCTCGCGATCGGGATCGGGACGATGATCGGGGCCGGGATCTTCGTGTTCCCCGGGCTGGCCGGCGGCGAGATCGGCGCGGCGGCGAGCGCCTCGTTCGCGGTCGGCGGGCTGATCGCGCTCCTCGTCGCGCTCCCAACCTCGGAGCTGGCGACCGCGATGCCCCGCAGCGGCGGCGGGTACTACTTCATCTCGCGCGGGCTCGGGACGCTCGCCGGCACGGTGATCGGGCTGTCGCTGTGGCTCGGGCTGGTGTTCGCGACGGCCTTCTACCTCGTCGGCCTCGGCTACTACGCCCTCGACGCGCTCGCGCAGGTCGGGGTCACGATCGGCGTCGGCACCGACGCGCTCGTCTCCGGCATCGCCGTCGTCGCCGGGGTCGCGTTCACGGTCCTCAACGTCACCGGCACCGAGAACGCCGCGAAGCTCCAGAACGCCATCGTCGCGCTGCTGCTCTCGATGCTCGTCGCCTTCCTCGGGTACGGGCTCCTGGAGGCGTTCGGGTTCGTCGCCGTCGACACGCCGCCGGGAGAGGCCGTCGACGTCTGGGAGGCGGTCCCGATCCTCTCGGTCGCCGCGCTCGTGTTCACCTCGTACCTCGGCTTCGCACAGGTCGCCACGGTGGCCGGGGAGATGAAAAACCCCGGGCGGAACCTCCCGCTGGCGATGGTCGGCTCGGTGCTGATCGTGACGGTCCTGTACGTGCTGACCATCTTCATCGCGACGAACGTCTTCACGCGGGACGCGCTGCTTGCCGCCGGCGAGACCGCCATGGTCGAGGTCGGGCGGGCGCTGCTCGGGCCGGCCGGGGCGCTCGTGATCATCGTCGGCGGGCTGCTCGCGACGATGTCGTCGGCGAACGCGTCGATCCTCAGCACCTCGCGGGCGATATACGGCGTCTCGAAGGACGCGCTCCTCCCGCGGTGGGCGAGCCGGATCAACCTGCGGTACGGCACGCCCCACGTCGCCCTCGGGATGGCCGGCGGGCCGGTGATCGTCCTCGCCGCGACCGGACAGGTACAGCTGCTCGCGGAGGTCGCCTCCTTCCTCCACCTGATCATGTACGGGCTGATGTGCGTCGCGCTCGTCGCCATCCGGCGGGACCGGCCGGAGTGGTACGACCCCGACTTCGTCGTGCCCGGCGGTCCGGTCGTCCCCGTCCTCGGCGCGCTCGCCAGCTTCGGGCTGATCGCGTTCATGGACCGCCTCTCGATCGCCGTGGGGGTCGTCGTCATCGCCGTCACCGCCGGATGGTATTTCTACTACGCCCGCGACGTGTCGCTCAAGGGGGCCCTGTGATGACACGCGTACTCGTACCCGTCGCGGTACTGGAGCGGGAGAGCGTCTCGCCCGGACTGATATCGCTACTCGGAACTGTCGACGTGACGCTGCTCGGCTACCACGTCCTCCCCGAGCAGACGCCGCCGGATCAGGCCCGGCTCCAGTTCGAGGAGCGCGCGACCGCCGCGCTGGAGGACCTGAGCCAGGAGTTCCGGGCCGCCGGCGGCGACGCCGATCACCGGCTCGTGTTCACGCACGACCGCGAGCAGACGATCCAGCGAGTAGCGGGCGAGGTGGGGGCAGACGCGTTCGCCGTCTCCGGGCCGACCGGCGACGTCGATCGGCTCCTCGTGTCGCTCTCCGGCGACGTCGACGTCGACCGCGTCCTCTCGTTCGTCGAGCGGCTCGTCGGCGACCGCGACATCGGCGTCACGCTGTTCCTCGCGGCGGGTGCGGGGACGCCGGACGACG
This genomic stretch from Halorubrum hochsteinianum harbors:
- a CDS encoding APC family permease, with amino-acid sequence MTDEPSGRNLDGDAPVAEAVVETDEATITEDAELERTIGLTGGLAIGIGTMIGAGIFVFPGLAGGEIGAAASASFAVGGLIALLVALPTSELATAMPRSGGGYYFISRGLGTLAGTVIGLSLWLGLVFATAFYLVGLGYYALDALAQVGVTIGVGTDALVSGIAVVAGVAFTVLNVTGTENAAKLQNAIVALLLSMLVAFLGYGLLEAFGFVAVDTPPGEAVDVWEAVPILSVAALVFTSYLGFAQVATVAGEMKNPGRNLPLAMVGSVLIVTVLYVLTIFIATNVFTRDALLAAGETAMVEVGRALLGPAGALVIIVGGLLATMSSANASILSTSRAIYGVSKDALLPRWASRINLRYGTPHVALGMAGGPVIVLAATGQVQLLAEVASFLHLIMYGLMCVALVAIRRDRPEWYDPDFVVPGGPVVPVLGALASFGLIAFMDRLSIAVGVVVIAVTAGWYFYYARDVSLKGAL
- a CDS encoding universal stress protein, which translates into the protein MTRVLVPVAVLERESVSPGLISLLGTVDVTLLGYHVLPEQTPPDQARLQFEERATAALEDLSQEFRAAGGDADHRLVFTHDREQTIQRVAGEVGADAFAVSGPTGDVDRLLVSLSGDVDVDRVLSFVERLVGDRDIGVTLFLAAGAGTPDDAAADESERTAPDDADGARLEAAADRLREAGVEATTELAEGGSPFDALIDAAAGHDAIVMAERAPSFRSLVFGDEGERVAAASVGPVIVVRDAESDASAAGTSSEPGE